ATCAAAGTAACATGCTGTTATTGCTCTTTGAGGCAAAAAGGGGAAATACTCGGTCACATGCTTTATAATGTGCAGTCGCCACAGTGAAAAGCGAGAAactcagaaatgtgttttaaatgtcttacaGGGTATCGATGAGGGACCGGACGGACTGAAGCTCATCTCTGACATCATCCGGGAGAAACTAGAGATCGAAGTCAGCGTCCTGATGGGGGCCAACATCGCCAGCGAAGTGGCTGATGAGAAGTTTTGTGAAACCACCATCGGTTAGATGCTGTTTTTTCACAAAACTTGCACACagtggagatttaaaaaaaatcagaaagagGATGTGGTGAAGTAGTGAGACAACACTGGAAAACACCGCCTCActtcctctgcttcttttttcttcaaccGCATTCAATACAGGCGCAAAAAACGAGGCAAACGGCGCCATCTTCAAGGAGATGCTCCAAACTCCCAACTTCCGCATCACTGTGGTGCAGGAGAGCGATACAGTGGAGATGTGTGGAGCGCTCAAGGTAAAGAAGGTCACATATTTAGAAATATGTACCGTTAAGTTAGATGTGTCGTTGTCTTCTGcagtaagcttttttttttaaaaaccagacACTGCTGCGACTGTTGTCTTCAAAGACACCAGACTTCATTCAGAAAACTGTCTTTTGACCTCACAGGAAACAGGACGTGCTTGTCTACAGCTTCCTCAATCTGTCcgttagtgtgtatgtgttgttggGTGACTTCTGTGTCTTTAATGATAAGTGATGCCCCAACACAAGATGCAATAACACAAACATTGGTAGACTGGACACTTTGTCTCACTGTCAggtaaaatgactgtttttcttAATGGAGTCTTGTGACTCTAAGGGAAGAGATGATGCTGCTGTTTcctgttgggaaaaaaaaggatcttaCCATAACAAACACAGTCTAGCTCTTTGTGTAATTTTGTCCTTAACATAAGATAAGTATCCGAGCCTGTCAGTGGAAAAGATTTGTACTTGTACTAGGAGTAAGTTGATGAGTTGTAAGGGATTATATTGCAGCCTGTTTTGGTGCTGCAGGCTGAAATATTCTACTGCAGGACTGTTGTACCTATTAGTATATAAACCCATATGAATTTAAAACAGGGCCCAGTTAAAGGAACACTGACCTCTCTGTCGGGTGAATTCCTATAATatgaaatcaataaatgaaCTACTACTACTGTATGATTTATCACCTTCCAGAACATCGTGGCAGTAGGGGCTGGATTCTGCGACGGTCTTAGTTTCGGCGACAACACCAAGGCAGCGGTGATCCGTCTGGGTCTGATGGAGATGGTCGCCTTCACCAAGCTGTTCTGCAAAGGCCAAGTGAGCTCCGACACGTTCCTGGAAAGCTGCGGCGTGGCCGACCTCATCACCACCTGCTACGGGGGACGGAACCGCAAAGTGGCCGAGGCCTTCGTCAGAACCTCCAAGGTGACGATGTCGTCCGTGACTGTACGATGTTAATGAAAGTAAATCTGGTATGAGGTGTTGAAACTACTccgtctctcttcctctgcagtCGATCGTTGAGCTGGAGGCAGAAATGCTCAACGGCCAGAAGCTGCAGGGTCCACAGACGTCAGCGGAAGTCTACAAGATCCTACAAAAGAGGGACATGGTGAACAAGTGAGTCCTTTACAGTCCTTTATAGAGACCTGATGCATCATTAGTCCATTTTACTTGGACGAAATCTTCaatttcccatctgcacagctgtcccaaaagtcagcctctagttggacacttcAATGATTACTTAaatagcacctttaatttaatgtttgcactgcctgttatttaatgtctgtttttgaaaacatttacatatataaacaacacaacttaaaggtcatttttattttttatattcaggtctaattacagatttttttcctcaactgtttataggttcttgtttaaatttcacatatttttatcccttcacgggttatgtacatttcttgtataagtctatttttaattgcacagtttaagtttgattcatctaggggtattctttaaatcttttttcaggttaatatatatgtatcgggggggggggggggggtgtattaAACAATACACTTGTAAAATAAAGGTAGTGATTCAAATAGAGGCTGGAAATTGGTGAAATTTCCGTTTAACAGATGTATTGGATATGTTACAAAGGGTTGGTGGGGTTGGGGTTTGAGAAACACTTCTTAAAAAAGCACAACAGCTACATCACCAACTCTGACCTcaatgaaaaacattcaaatgaatgaACACCTTGATGaaactgtgtgtttaaaaacagacatcatGAACGTTGTGTTACAGACAGCAGAGATTGTACAGGTGTGCCTAATCATGTTAATTAGTGTTCATGATCCTGAGGTATGGGATCATTATAAATAAGGACGACATCATGTGTATACCTCCGTGTTAAAGTGGGACTACACAGCTGTGCTCCTCTAACACAGGTGTTTTCATTTAAGTTGTCTGATTAGGCCTCTGAATGAGCTCTTATTATATTCAGTGAAGCTGCATCGAAGGGCTGCTCAGTCATCAAACACCTTATAAAATCTCTTTTCTTCCAACAGGTTTCCATTGTTCTCTTCGGTCTACCAGATCTGCTTCGAGGGCAAAGACGTGAAAGAGTTCATCGTGTGTCTGCAGAACCACCCACAGCACATCTGACGGGAGCAAACACTGCTGCGCCTTCAATAGCAGTCTACGACCACTAGAGGGGGCCAGAGATTAATCAGCTAGAGACGCACAATGCAACAGGGAAACTACATAAAGACAAAGtgcactttgacttttttgttcAGGACATTTCATCATagagcctttttatttttagctttgaaagcatttttctttttttttttaaaacagattttactTTAATTTCCTGTAATATTCACAAGACTCTTTAAATACATCTTTTAAGAATTGCacttgattatttaaaaaagtaatcatTTTGTATACAATACAACAAGACTGTCAGATTAACTTTTCACTACATGACAGGGACTTTATCATCTCAAAATTTAAAcaaacgattttttttttttttttaaatctttatatgAACTTGTTATGTCAATAAAATCAATTCATAAGAAAAATGTACTCCTTTCATTCCTAAAGAACCAAATCCTAACACTTAGCAAGCCTcagcactttgtgttttttgtcaggTTCATGGTGTACTTCATGGAAACGTCCTCATTGGAGTGAAGCATGAAGACGCTCTGGATACAGGAGTGCTCGATGCGCATCCATCAAGCTCAGCTTACTAACGTGCTACCTAATTCCTTAAACACCAGATATTCACTGCTGTGTTTGGAGCGCTGTGAGTGAGTGTCAGATCCCTCAGCCAGGTGGAGATGGGCTCAAACTGATTCCCACGAGAGGCACTTTAACTCGGTATGAGAGAGCGGATTAAGGAACAGACGGCGTCCTTGTCCGTCCATCTCCACCATGTTACAGGTCAGAACGGTGAAACCTTTGGTAGCCCATCTGTCCGCAGTCGCCGTTTCTAAATACGatgtcactttttgtctttgtgtctgaatCTTTCTTCATCCTGCCCCCTGTGACCTGAAATTCACATTAAAAGTAAAATTAGGGTCCGAGCCCCAAACGCAGAGCGAGGACCCGACTGGaatgcaaatgttttctttctttgtttctttcactGAATGGATCACATGTGGCCTCCTTAACATGTCCTAAGACTCCTGAAACTCCCCTGGAAAAGTTCCCATTGAAAGTTCCCCCAaattaagggggggggggaggtttgTGGAAAACTACTTAAAACTCCTTGAGAATTTACAAAAACTCCCAATATTTCCCGGGATAATTCATACAA
The sequence above is drawn from the Labrus bergylta chromosome 24, fLabBer1.1, whole genome shotgun sequence genome and encodes:
- the gpd1c gene encoding glycerol-3-phosphate dehydrogenase 1c produces the protein MPGKKVCIVGSGNWGSSIAKIIGRNVKASNRFDPIVNMWVYEEMIDGKKLTEIINTDHENVKYLPGHKLPRNVVAIPEITEAVKGAKILVFVIPHQFISNLCDQMKPHITEGTIGISLIKGIDEGPDGLKLISDIIREKLEIEVSVLMGANIASEVADEKFCETTIGAKNEANGAIFKEMLQTPNFRITVVQESDTVEMCGALKNIVAVGAGFCDGLSFGDNTKAAVIRLGLMEMVAFTKLFCKGQVSSDTFLESCGVADLITTCYGGRNRKVAEAFVRTSKSIVELEAEMLNGQKLQGPQTSAEVYKILQKRDMVNKFPLFSSVYQICFEGKDVKEFIVCLQNHPQHI